The DNA region CTGGAACAGGCCCGTGCTATTATTGAGGAAAGAGGAGACGCCGAAGAGCTTTCCAATATCAATGAACGTTTTCACAGTGTCTTGCGCGAAAGTTCGAACAACACCTATCTTTGTAATATGGCAAACAGCTTTCTGCAAATTGATAGCTCTATGCGAAAGGTTGTCAATGTCACTGACTATGAACAGCTGTTGAATCGGCAATTGCAGCATGAAGAGATCCTCAAAGCGGTTGAGACGGGGGACAGTGCGGAAGCAGAGAGGAGGATGGTCCATCATATCCGGGATACTTCGAAACATCTCTTTTGGGTAGAATAAAATTCTATCCTATTCTTTTCCATCAATTGGTATATCAGATACCAGTTTATAGAATTATGTATTCACTATGCGTCAGTTTTACAACCACCCACCCAAAAACAAAGGAGTGACTTCAATGAAAGTATGGAAATGGTTAGATGAGCATTTAGAAGAGACAATCGTTGCGGGATTTCTGGCTGGCGTTGCGCTTCTAATGGGCATTCAGGTCATATTGCGTTATGTATTCCTGAATGGCCTTTCCTGGAGCGAAGTCATTGCCCGTTATTTTTTGGTGATGATGGGATTTTTGAGTCTTGGATATAGCATACGGCATCGTTCCTCCATCAGGATCGACATGCTGATCAATATTCTTCCCAAACCTTTCCGCAGAGCGTGCGGAGTGGTGGTTTGGTTTATCACATTTTTCGTTTTGCTGATTCTATTTCACACGGCGGTGACGACAACGGTTTTTTATGAAGCGCATGGCCGTATTATTGCCGGTACGAATATTCCGGTCTATATCATTTATATCATCGGGCCGGTCATTGGTCTCGGCCTTGGGCTTTTCCGTCTATTTCAAGTTACGGTTTTAGATTTTATCAGCTGGAGAAAAAACAGGACCGGCGAGGATCGCCCTCTAAATATTCCAACCAATGAGAAAGAAGGCGTTCTCAAATGAATGCAGCAGTATTTTTCATTCTGTTTCTGGTGCTTTTGGCAATTGGTACGCCGATGTCTTTTACTTTTTGTGGTCTGGCGCTGTTGCCGAATCTTCTGAATTCCAATTTCCAATTTGATGCAAATTCCGTATTGTCCGCTACAGTTGGCGGGCTCAACAGCTTTATCCTTTTAGGGATTCCACTCTTTATGCTTGCAGGTGTCCTCATGGCAAAGGGAGGGATCTCAGAAAAGCTTTTTGGATTTTTCGCTTATTTTATCGGAAATAAAACAGCGGGATTTCCTGCTACCGTAATCATTACCTGCCTGTTTTTCGGTGCGATTTCCGGTTCTTCGGCCGCCTCGGTTGCCGCGGTGGGAGCGATGACGATCCCGTTTCTTGTAAAGCTTGGCTATGATAAAGTCTTTTCCACCGCCGTTGTAACAGTGGCCGGCGGCCTAGGCGTGATCATCCCGCCCAGCATTTCCTATATCATTTTTTCTTCCGTTTCAAACACTTCTCCGGCCAGCCTGTTTATCGCAGGAATTCTGCCGGGCTGCCTGATCGCCGCAGGACTCATTTGCTATGCATATTATTACTGCAAGCGTAAAGGCGAAGATAAGCAAACGATACAGATGTATTATCAGGAAATCCGGCAAAAAGGCCTTTGGAAACTCTTCCGGGAAAGTTTTTTCGCCCTTTTGACGCCTGTAATTATCCTGGGAAGTATTTATGGTGGGATTGCATCTCCCACGGAAGCCGCGGCGATCTCGGTGATCTATGCCTTTGCAGTCAGCTTATTTGCCTATAAGTCCATCCGCTTTCAGGACATTCCGGCACTGTTTGTGGAGGGCAGCAAAAGTTTCATCAATCTATTTTTTATATTGGGCGCAGCCACAGCGTTTACCCGTGTGGTGACCCTTTCCGGCTACGCAACCGAAATCAGCAATTTCATCCTCAGCAGTTATACGGGAAAAGTCGGTATCCTGCTGTTGCTGAACCTGATTATGTTGATATTTGGCGCTGTAATGGACAATATCCCGAATATTATGCTGCTCACGCCGGTTCTGCTTCCGGTGGCCACAGGTATTGGCATGGACCCGATCCATTTTGGTATCATAATGACCGCAAATCTGGCGATCGGCATGGTTACCCCTCCGGTTGGCGTAAACCTGTATGTGGGCAGCGGGATGTCCAATATCCCAATCCTGAAGCTGGCCAAAGCTACCATCCCGTTCTTACTGACCTTCGTGATATCTTTGTTGGCAATCACTTTTATCCCAGGAATAAGCCTGTGGCTGGTGGGGTAATGCCGGTTTGTTGAACATAAGCCTGTTGGCTTATATAAAAAGGAGGAATGGTCATGAAAACGCAAAAAACCGTATTGGCATTCTTGTTAACGCTCTGTATGATTTTAACACTTGCGGGATGCGCATCTCCCGCACAACCGGCGGCATCCAACGGTTCCGCGGCGGCTCCGGCGGAATCGGAAACCTATGAGTGGTCTTTTGGAATGGGCGGCACTGAGGAGACACTGAACTACAAAGGCGCGGAAAAATTCAAAGAGCTGATAGAAGCACGCAGCGAGGGGCGTGTGAAGGTGAACCTCTACGCAAACTCTTCTCTGGGTTCCACGGCGGAAATGATGGAAGGGCATATCAATGGGACGATTGCCCTCCTGACCGGTGTAACGAGTATGCTGCCCCCGTATGTTCCCGGATATGCGCTTTTCGATTTGCCCAATGCGTTTCCAGATATTGAAACTATGCGGGCCTTTCTCACCAGCGATTTTTGTGATCTCCTGAATGAAAAATATGCTGAATCGGGCGGTTTTGTTATGTTGGGGTTCTGTGACGCCGGATTCCGTCAGCTTACCGCCAATAAACCGATCCATGCGGTTGCGGATATGAAGGGAATAAAGATCCGCACCCAGGAAAACAAATACCATCTCGCATACTGGAACGCGCTGGGCGCAAACGCGATTGCAATGGACTGGTCCGAGCTTTATACGAATCTTCAGCAGGGCGTTGTGGACGCGGAAGAAAACCCTTATATGAACTTTTATGATACAAAGCTCTACGAAGTCCAGAAATACATTATGGAATCCAACCATGTGGGTCACATCATGACCTTCAGCATGAGCACATCGGTATATAACAGCCTGCCCGCCGATATCCGGAAGATGGTTGACGACTGCATGGCGGAATCGATGGAATACATCGTCGGCCTGTCGGACGCTTCCCTCCAGGACTATAAGAAAGCCTGTATGGATGAAGGAGTAACGATCATCCCAATGGAGCCTGAAGTGCTTGCCCAGATGCAGGAAATGGCTTCTCCCGTGTACGATATGGTGCGCAAAGATATTGGCGATGAAATTGTAGACGAGTTTCTTGCTGCGATTGATAAAGTGAAAAAATAGTTGGTATATTTTTCGGGAGGTGCCGATATTTTTCGCCCTCCCGAAAAATATCGGGAACTGTTATTAAAGGAGAAGACCAATGACTACAGATTTTATTTATGGCATAATTGTGCCTATTCTGACTCCGATTGATGAAGATGAACGCATTAGGGAGGCGAAGCTCCGGGAACAGGTGGATTTTGTCATTGATGGAGGCGTAAATGGCATTCTGGCTTTTGGCAGCAATGGCGAATTTTATATGGTGGAAGAGGATGAGATGTACAGAGGCCTTCAAATCATATTGGATCAAGCGCGGGGCAGGGTTCCCGTCTATATGGGAATTGGGGCAATCAGTACCAAAAAATGTATCCATATTGCTGAAATGGCAAAATGCGCAGGTGCGAATGGAATTTCCGTATTGCAGCCGATGTTTATAAAGCCCACCGAAGAGGAGCTTTTCGAACATTTTTGTGCGATTGCATCAGCGGTTCCCGATATGCCTGTGCTTCTTTACAACAATCCGGGGAGGACAGGTTATACCATAAGCGCGGATCTGGTTGAACGGCTCATCTCGCGCATGGACAATATCTGTGGGATGAAGGATTCCTCTGGAGATATGACTCAGACTTTGGAATTCATCAGAAAAACCCGTTCAAAAAATTTTAAAGTATTTGGTGGGAAGGATACCCTGATTTATGCGGCATTGTCCCATGGCGCTGTGGGAGCAGTCGCCACAACTGCAAATTTTATTCCCAAACAGGTTTGTTCCGTTTATCAGGATTTTTTAGAGGGAAGGCTTCAGGAGGCTTTGGAAACACAGTTTCGTTTGGCGCAGATACGCCTGGCGATGGATCAGGCAAGTTTTCCTGTGGCCACAAAGGACTTGGCGAATCTCGCCGGACGATCGGTCGGAAAACCATATACGCCGAATCTGCCGTCCCAGGGGGAAGCATTGGAGCATTTGAAGCAAGCCATGCAAAGTGCATTCTATTCCATGGAATGATTATGGGCGGGGGTCTCTGCTTGTTTGCGGCCCAATTTCTGATGAAAAGGAGCGTATCTCCGTATGTGCGATTATCCAGCTTTATTTGAACCGATTACCCTCGCGGGAAAAATGATACGGAACCGTATTGTCCTTTCCCCAATGGGAACCCGTGCCAATCTGTTAGACGGCACGCTTTCAGACCGGTGCGCAATCTTTCTGGAAGAGCGGGCAAGAGGCGGCGCCGGTCTCATCATAACAGAACAGACAGCTGTGCGCGAAGGGCAAATGCGAGTCCCCACGATGCAGGCCAACTCGGATCTGCTGATCCCCGCGCTTAGCCAGCTTGCCGCCAGTGTACACGCTTACGACAGCCATATTTTGATGCAGCTTGGACTGCATGGCGGGCGGGCTCCAAGCTCTGTTACAGGAAACCGCTGCATTGCCCCGTCTGCGGTTGCTTCCCCGCTTTACAAGGAAATACCGGAAGCTCTGACGGAGGAAGAAATTTATGCGCTTGTGGACGATTGGCGTTTTTGCGCCATGCGGGCGAAACGCGCGGGATTTGATGGCGTCGAGGTGCATGGCTGCCACGGCTACCTGATCAATCAGTTTCTTTCGCCTGTGACGAATTGCCGCAGGGACGCCTTTGGCGGCAGTTTAATCAACCGTCTTTATTTTGCGAAACTGATCGTATTCGCAGTCCGTGAGGCTTGCGGAGCAGATTTCATCATAGGCTTCAAAATGCCTGGTTTTGAAAATTTTCCGGGTGGGATCGAACCGGAGGACGCCGTAATCATTGCGAAGGAAATGGAATGTTACGGCGTGGACTATCTGCATGTATCTGCAAACTCACTCGTCTTTTCCGCGCCACAGGATTATCCGTATACCCCTTATGCGGACGTTCCCTCCATGTATGATGAAAAGGGCTGTCTTGTTCCATTGGCGGAAATGGTCAAAAAGGCGGTATCGGTTCCTGTTATCGCGGTGGGCGGGATTGTAACGCCCCAGGATGCAGAGCAAGTGATTTCAAACAGGCAAGCGGACATGGTAGCCGTGGGCAGACCATTCCTTGCGGATCCAGAATGGGGCGAGAAGCCGCTTTCGCAGGAGATTGCGCGTCCATGCGTCGGTTGTCTCGAATGTCATAAACATATTCTGGCCGGCACCGATCTGGTGTGTACCGTGAATCCCGGGCTGCTCCGGGAGTTTTACGGCCGTCCTTCCAGCGAAAAATCGAAGCCGAAATCGGTCGTGATTGTGGGCGCGGGCCCCGGTGGTATGGAGGCCGCGATCCAGGCGGCCGACCGGGGATATAAAGTGACGGTCTACGATTCCGGAGAAGGGCTCGGCGGTACGCTTCGGCTGGCTGCAAAACCAGATTTCAAGGAACGCGTCCGGGAACTGCTTGCTTATTATAAACAGGAGATAGAGCAGCGGAACATCCATCTGATCTGGAATACAAAGGTGGACGAAGAAAATGTATCAACACTGTTGCAGTGTGAGCAGGCGGACTCCATAATCCTTGCGACAGGGGGGATCCCGGTGGTTCCGCCTTTCGCGCGCGATGCAAAGATGGAAGTGCTGATTGCGGAAGACCTGATAGAAAAGGGTGTGGAAGGATTCCTTCCAGAGCAGGTCGCAATCATCGGAGCTGGGAAGGTGGGCCTTGAAACCGCCTGGTTGCTAAGCTTGGCGGGGAAAAAGGTGGCCGTTTACGATATGCTGCCCATGGAGAAAGTTTTGGCCGCCGATCATCCGGTTATGAGGGCCGCCTTGCTGCACAGGATGAATGAGCTGGGCGTAAGGATTTATACAGAGGCTCGTCTGAACCGCATCATGGAAAATACCCTGCATTTTAATATTGCCGGGGAAGAGGCGGTACACAAAGCGGAATGTGTGGTGCTGGCCATTGGCTATCGGCCGGATCACACGCTTTACCGAAATCTTTTAAAGGCGGGATGCTGCAAAAAAATCCTTTTGATTGGTGATGCAAAAGCGCCCAGAGGAATGTTTGACGCTATCCACGAAGGATATTTTGCGGGAAGATATCGAATTTAAGGGGGCTCTCCGATGAAAGGCACAAATGAAACGATGAAGCGGATGGATGCGCTCCTCAGACAGGATTGGGAGAAGTATGCTGAAATCCGGCATCATCTTCACGCCCATCCGGAAAAATCGAACCAGGAAAAGGAAACGGCGGCATATCTGACCGGCTGGTTGCGGCGGGCGGGAATTCCCTGCCGGACTGGATTGGGCGGGTACGGGATCATTGCGGATATTGGAACCGAACGGAACCGCCCAACAGTGGCAATTCGTGCGGATATGGACGCACTGGCCCTTTCGGAGGCCAGCGGGCTGCCATTTGCCTCCCAAACGCCGGGCGTCATGCATGCCTGCGGCCATGATGTACATATGTCGGCACTTTTGACGGCGGGGCTGATTCTCCAACAGGTGAAGGAATCGCTTTCCTGTGGTGTTCGGCTGATTTTTCAGCCCGCGGAGGAAAATGGTCCGGTCGGGGGGGCTGTCCCAATGATTTCGGACGGCGCCCTTGACGGAGCGGATATCCGCGCCGTATTTGCCGCACATGCCATGCCCCAAATCCCGGAGGGAGCTTTCGCAGTTGTCAAAGGCCCCGCATTGGCTGCGAATGACAATTTCTATGTTACGGTAACAGGGAAGGGCGGGCATGCGGCAATGCCGCATGCCTGTGTCAACCCACTCTTGGCAGCCTCTCAGCTTGTGCTGCATTTTTGCGCCTTGCCGGCGCAGGAAATATGCGCTCATCATGCCGCTGTGATTTCCGTGGGGAAATATAGCGGCGGAATTCGGCGCAACATCATTCCGGAAAAAGCCGAGCTGGAAGGTACCATGCGCACGTTTGATCCGAAAGACAGGGAAAAGCTTATGCAGCGGATGGATGAAATTTCCTGCGGGATAGCGAGAAGCAGCCAGACAGATATCCGACTGGTCTGGCAGCCGAGTTTTCCGATGGGGGCTAACGAACCGTATGCCGCGCAATATCTGAGAAACGCGATATCCCGTCACCTGGGGAAGGATCTGCTGATGGAAGAATTTCCACCCTTTATGGGATCGGACGATTTCGCTTACTTTTTACGCGAACGGCCGGGTGCCATTTTGTGGGTCGGAACCGGTATCCCGGGCAGGCCGCAGGAACTGCACAGCCCGGAGCTTTCCATATCGGATAATGTTCTAAAAAATCTGTGCCGCGCATTTTTAGCGGTTGCGATTGATTTCCCGGATTTTATAGAAGGAAGGGGCATGGACACGTTATTATGAAAAATTTTGCGGATCGTACAGTTGACGTTGCATTTTCACCTGTCCGAAAAGTACTTGAACAGGCTGAGCAGATGCAGGAAAAAGGGGAACGGGTCATTCATTTGGAGATCGGTGAACCGGATTTTCATACACCTTCGCATATCGTGGAGGCCACTCAAAAAGCGTTAACCAATGGATATACCCATTATTTCCCCAACCGAGGCTATTTGCCACTTCGCCAGGCAATAAAAGAGAGGCTCCTTCAGACGGGCAAAGTTCTATACAACCCTGACTCGGAAATCATTTTGACAGCGGGGGCCGCAGAAGGCATTCTGGATGCAATCTTGGGACTTGTGGATCCCGGGGATGAGGTTATTGGATTCACTCCTGCTTTCATGAACTATAAAAATGCAACCATTCTGGCGGGGGCGAAATTTGTGGAGATTGCACTCAGGCAGGAGAACAACTTCCAGATTGATATCGAAGAATTGAAACGGGCAATTACACCGCGGACACGGATGATCGTCCTGAATAATCCACAGAATCCATGCGGAACGATCCACAAAGCGGAAATCCTTGAAGAGCTTGCAGAGCTGGCGCGCCAAAATGATCTGTTGGTACTGTCCGATGAAATCTATGACAGTATCCTGTATGATGGGGCTAGCTTTTGTTCGGTCGCTTCGCTTCCGGGGATGAAGGAGCGTACCATTTGCATAAACGGGTTTTCAAAATCCTTTGCAATGACCGGCTGGAGGGTTGGCTATTTAGCGACGGACAAGGCGCTGCTGCCCGCTGTTTTAAAGCTGCATCAATATAATACCTGCTGTATCCCCAGCTTCATACAGGTGGCATTGACGGAGACAATGAACCATACGAATTCCTTGTGTTCCACGCGGAATATGGTCAGTCAGTTTGAAAAGCGGCGGGCACTTTTACTTCGTGGGCTCGGAGCGATCCCGGACCTGAGTTTCGTCGCACCCATGGGTGCTTTCTATATGATGATCAATGTGGAAAAAACTGGGCTGAGCGGAACCGTGTTTGCAGAGAGGCTTCTGCGGGAGCAGGCTGTCGCGGTTGTTCCTGGTATTGGATTCGGCGATGCGTTCGGCAGATATATTCGGATTTCTTTTGCAGCCTCCACGGATGATATCCTGGAAGGGGTAAAACGGATCGGAGCCTTTGCAGCAAGTCTGCCGGAGGCGGAAAGCGATTGAAAACCGGGGCACAGATTGAATATTCTAACATTTGGAGGCTGCCATGATCGATCTTTTATTCAAAAACGGGCATCTGATTGACCCCGCATCTGGAATTGATCGAGTCTGCAATTTGGGTATCCGGGATGGAAAATCCCTCGGTGCAGTGACCGGCGTTTCAGCGCAGGCACAAAACATCATCGATGCGTCCGGATATTATATCTTTCCGGGATTGGTGGATTTTCATACACATATTTATACCGGAAATAACGCGCTGGCGCTCCACCCGGATCTCTTGCTTTCAAGCGGAGTAACCTGTGCTGTGGACGCTGGATCGGCGGGAAGATCCAACTTTGAGGATTTTTATAATGGCGTTGTAAAACCCAGCATGATCCGCGTCTACTCCTATCTGAACATCCGAAACGAGGGTATGCCGATTGGAGAAAATGCAAAGGTCTGTTTGCCCAGCCGACAGGATACCCGTGGCCTGTCCCTGCTTATGGAACGCTATCCCGACCAGATTAAAGGGCTGAAAGTTTATATGGGCGAGGAGACGCTCGGAACCCTTGGCCTACATCTGCTGGAAGAAACCATCCGGATTGCAGATGCCCTTGCCTGCCCGGTGGTGGTTCATGCTTCAAATCCGCCGTCGACGGAAAGCTCGCTTTGCGGCCTGCTCCGAAAGGGGGATGTAATGTGTCACTGCTACCATGGAAAAGGACGTAGCATCCTGCATGCGGATGGAAAGATTGAGGAAGGTGTCTTAGCTGCACGGAAACGCGGCGTGCTTTTTGACTGCAGCAACGGATTTACGAATTATAACCATTCGGTTGCAAGGCAGGCGATTCAACAGGGATTTTTTCCGGATATCATCAGTACTGACATTACTTCGGTGGTATACAATAAAGAAGGATACTGCCGCAGTTTGCCACAGCTCATGAGCAAATATCTCGATTATGGAATGACGCTTTCCGAAGTGGTGCGCTGTACCACAGAAACCCCGGCAAAACAGCTGGGAATCTTTGGCCATTATGGAACGCTGGCAGAAGGAGCTGCGGGGGATGTTACAATTTGTAAGCTGGTTCGCGCGGCGCCGGTATATCTGGATAACTGCCAGCAGGAAATGACCGGCACACAGCTGCTCATTCCGGTGATGACGGTGTTGAATGGCAAAATCGTCTATCGCTATGGTGAATTTTGAGAACCGATAAAAGGGAAGCCTCCTCCTTCAACTCGCTGATTGAAGGAGGAGGCTTCCCTTTTTACGATGGATGTGATACAATGACGCAGAACGGCTTGCTACGCGCATTCGCACAGCAAGCCGCAAAATCCGGTTGAGGAATAGAGGATGTTAGATTTGGCTCTCCCACAGATGCTGCTTATCGTTTGCCCGTTGGTTTTTTTCGGTGGCTTTGTCGATAGTATTTCCGGTGGCGGCGGACTGATCAGCCTGCCGGCCTATCTGCTTACCGGGATTCCTCCGCACATCGCTTTCGGCTGCAATAAAGTTTCGGCAGGGGTGGGGATGCTGGTTTCCACCGTTCGCTTCCACCAAAATGGAAAGATCCATTTGAAAAGCGCCGCTGTTTCCGCGGTATTTGCGCTGTTGGGAGCGGGGCTGGGGTCGTCATTCAATATGCTGCTCGACGCCGTCCTGCTCAAAAAGCTGATCGTCGGTGTTCTGCCGGTGGTTTCGATCCTTGTATTGTTTGGCGGCAACCGCATCCGGCCGTCCAAGCTCCTGAAGGGATACAAACTCTTTTTAGCCTGTGCAGGGATTGGCTTTGTGACAGCTTTATATGATGGGATCATTGGGCCTGGGGCGGGGACCTTCATGGTTTTCGGTTACGCCTCAATCGCGGGATTCGACTATGTGACCGCGAGCGGAAACGCGAAGGTGACAAATCTGGCGTCGAATATTGCGAGCACCTTTCTTTATATATCCGCGGGCAGGGTATTGTTTGCACTCGCAATTCCAGCCGCGCTTTGCAGCATTGCGGGCAGCTGGATCGGCAGCGGCCTTGCGATCCAGAAAGGTGCAAAGTTCATCAAAGGGATCATGGCGCTGGTTTTGGCGGGTATTTTTGTGAAGCTCATTTGGGATCTGCATCTTATTTAGAACAGTGGAATCTAAGGTGGCTCCCGATGCGGGCAGCGTGCGCCCCAAGGTTTTTTATGTGTATTATGATCTCGGGATGGCATAGAAACAGGTTGATGGGACAGATTGGACCGGTGAAAAGCCGGTCCAATTTTCATTTCGGACAGGTTCTAAAATTTTGGACGGGCCAATATGATAGAAGGGAGAAAGCCAAAGGACGTGACCGAATTGAAAGAGGATGAACGTTACAGCGCGGCAGTGGGGACACTGTCCGACCGGGTACGCCGTACACTTGAGCGGGTCCCGCGCGAAATCCGATTAAACGCGACTGAAATCCGTCTGCGAACCGGTCGACCGCTTACGCTGATGGTTTGCACCCGACCGTTTTTTGTAGAGGAAAATGGGGCTGTTTCTCCGAATCCGGGAGCGAAGCCTTTTCTGTTGGATCGGTCGGATCTGCAGGAATGCTTTGTATCACTCTGCGGCTGGTCGGTGCACAGTCATCAGAAGGAGGTAGCAGACGGATATATTTCGGTGCGCGGAGGACATCGGGCGGGCATTGCGGCAACCGCTGTGCTGGAGGAAGGGAAGATGACCGCTGTGCGGGAAATCACTTCGGTTAACCTGCGGATTGCACGGGAGATCTATGGCGCGGCGGACCCGCTGATTCGCGGATATCTGGCGGACCGCCTGCGGGGAATCCTGCTTGTGGGTGCGCCCGCCAGCGGAAAAACAACCCTGCTGCGCGACTTGGCCCGGCAGCTTGCGGACGGTGCGGTCGGGCGTTATGTGAAAGTCTGCGTGGTGGACGAGAGCGGGGAGATCGGCGCCGCTTCGGGCGGCGGTATCCAAAATGATCTGGGTGTCTGCAGTGACCTGCTGTCCGGCTATCCAAAAGATCGAGGACTGCAGATCGCACTGCGGTACCTTTCGCCGGAGGTAATCATCTGCGACGAGGTGGGTAGCGACCGGGAAATAGAAGGAATTACAGAGGCCGCCAACAGTGGTGTTTCGGTGGTGACCTCTATTCATGCGGGAAGCTTTGCGGAATTGTCGCGCCGTCCGCAGGCGAGGAAACTGCTTGAAACCGGAGCCTTTGAGCTAATCGTGCTGCTTGCAGGCGCACAGCGCCCGGCGGAAATAACAGAAGTGAAAAGGATTGGTGAAGTATGTACGCTTTTTTAAAGGTCAGCGGAATGGTTTTGGTGGTGCTGTGCACGACATCAATTGGTATGGCAATGGCGAAAACGCTCACAAACCGTGTGGAGGAACTGGAAGCCTGTATCGCGGCGCTCGCCGCGTTTGAAAGCGAACTTTCCTACAGCCTTGCGCCGCCGGACGAAGTGGTCGGCAGGCTGGAAAGCCGCGAGTCGCTTTCCGCGGCGGCTTTTCTGCCCGCATGCGCATCGCTTTGCAGACGCGGGATACCATTCCCCAAAGCATGGAAGCAGGCGATCACGGTGACGCGTGCAAATCTGGCGCCGGACGACCTTTCGATCCTTACCGGCCTTGCAGATACGCTTGGTCAATGCGATCTGCAGAGCCAGCTCGCACAGCTGGCACACGCGAAGGCACTTTTGCAGATGCAGCTTACCTCGGCTCAGGGACGCTGCGGCTCCTATGCAAAGTTATACCGTACGATGGGTGTGCTTGCGGGTGCGTTTGTGGTGATCGTCTTTATCTGAACTTGCAATCAACATAATAATATAAAAGGAAGCGGCCCTGGGCCGCTTCCTTTTTACGGTTGGGAAAATTGATCATACGCTTACCTGGATCGGCTGTTCCACCCAGGCTTCAAAATCGG from Anaerotruncus rubiinfantis includes:
- a CDS encoding amidohydrolase family protein, with translation MIDLLFKNGHLIDPASGIDRVCNLGIRDGKSLGAVTGVSAQAQNIIDASGYYIFPGLVDFHTHIYTGNNALALHPDLLLSSGVTCAVDAGSAGRSNFEDFYNGVVKPSMIRVYSYLNIRNEGMPIGENAKVCLPSRQDTRGLSLLMERYPDQIKGLKVYMGEETLGTLGLHLLEETIRIADALACPVVVHASNPPSTESSLCGLLRKGDVMCHCYHGKGRSILHADGKIEEGVLAARKRGVLFDCSNGFTNYNHSVARQAIQQGFFPDIISTDITSVVYNKEGYCRSLPQLMSKYLDYGMTLSEVVRCTTETPAKQLGIFGHYGTLAEGAAGDVTICKLVRAAPVYLDNCQQEMTGTQLLIPVMTVLNGKIVYRYGEF
- a CDS encoding sulfite exporter TauE/SafE family protein — protein: MLDLALPQMLLIVCPLVFFGGFVDSISGGGGLISLPAYLLTGIPPHIAFGCNKVSAGVGMLVSTVRFHQNGKIHLKSAAVSAVFALLGAGLGSSFNMLLDAVLLKKLIVGVLPVVSILVLFGGNRIRPSKLLKGYKLFLACAGIGFVTALYDGIIGPGAGTFMVFGYASIAGFDYVTASGNAKVTNLASNIASTFLYISAGRVLFALAIPAALCSIAGSWIGSGLAIQKGAKFIKGIMALVLAGIFVKLIWDLHLI
- a CDS encoding stage III sporulation protein AB yields the protein MYAFLKVSGMVLVVLCTTSIGMAMAKTLTNRVEELEACIAALAAFESELSYSLAPPDEVVGRLESRESLSAAAFLPACASLCRRGIPFPKAWKQAITVTRANLAPDDLSILTGLADTLGQCDLQSQLAQLAHAKALLQMQLTSAQGRCGSYAKLYRTMGVLAGAFVVIVFI
- a CDS encoding ATPase, T2SS/T4P/T4SS family → MIEGRKPKDVTELKEDERYSAAVGTLSDRVRRTLERVPREIRLNATEIRLRTGRPLTLMVCTRPFFVEENGAVSPNPGAKPFLLDRSDLQECFVSLCGWSVHSHQKEVADGYISVRGGHRAGIAATAVLEEGKMTAVREITSVNLRIAREIYGAADPLIRGYLADRLRGILLVGAPASGKTTLLRDLARQLADGAVGRYVKVCVVDESGEIGAASGGGIQNDLGVCSDLLSGYPKDRGLQIALRYLSPEVIICDEVGSDREIEGITEAANSGVSVVTSIHAGSFAELSRRPQARKLLETGAFELIVLLAGAQRPAEITEVKRIGEVCTLF